One part of the Saccharomyces mikatae IFO 1815 strain IFO1815 genome assembly, chromosome: 1 genome encodes these proteins:
- the AIM2 gene encoding protein AIM2 (similar to Saccharomyces cerevisiae AIM2 (YAL049C); ancestral locus Anc_7.18), with the protein MASHQPGKCCFEGVYHDGSPRGHHEEIFGLDTYVTGSASPQEKVIVIMTDVYGNKFNNVLLTADKFADAGYKVFAPDILFGDAIIPDKPIDRDAWFQKHSPEVTKKIVDGFMKLLKLEYDPKFIGVVGYCFGAKFAVQHINMNEGLANVAAIAHPSFVSIDEIEAIGNERPLLISAAEEDQIFPANMRHLTEEKLKDIHAIYQLDLFSGVAHGFAARGDISNPAVKYAKEKVLLDQLYWFDHFSKV; encoded by the coding sequence ATGGCATCCCATCAACCCGGCAAGTGTTGTTTTGAAGGAGTCTATCATGATGGATCTCCGAGGGGACACCatgaagaaatatttgGTTTAGATACGTACGTAACAGGGTCTGCATCGCCTCAGGAAAAAGTGATTGTTATTATGACAGATGTATATGGTAACAAATTCAACAACGTTTTATTAACGGCCGATAAATTTGCAGACGCCGGGTACAAGGTCTTTGCTCCCGATATCCTATTTGGTGATGCTATTATACCAGATAAACCAATTGATCGTGATGCTTGGTTTCAAAAACACTCTCCTGAAGTCACCAAGAAAATCGTTGATGGATTCATGAAGTTATTAAAACTCGAATACGATCCAAAGTTTATCGGTGTTGTTGGTTACTGTTTTGGTGCCAAATTCGCCGTTCAGCACATCAATATGAATGAGGGTCTTGCTAATGTTGCGGCCATTGCGCATCCATCTTTTGTTAGCATCGACGAAATTGAAGCGATTGGTAACGAAAGGCCATTATTGATTTCAGCAGCTGAAGAAGATCAAATCTTCCCGGCCAACATGAGACATTTGACGGAAGAAAAGCTGAAAGATATTCACGCTATTTACCAATTGGACCTCTTTAGTGGTGTGGCTCATGGATTCGCTGCGAGAGGCGATATTTCTAACCCAGCTGTGAAATATGCAAAGGAGAAGGTCTTGCTTGATCAGTTATATTGGTTTGATCATTTTTCGAAGGTTTAG
- the GEM1 gene encoding ERMES complex Ca(2+)-binding regulatory GTPase GEM1 (similar to Saccharomyces cerevisiae GEM1 (YAL048C); ancestral locus Anc_7.19): MTKETIRVVICGDEGVGKSSLVVSLTKAEFIPTIQDVLPPISIPRDFSSSPSYSPKNTVLIDTSDSDLTTLDHELKSADVLWLVYCDHESYEHVSLFWLPHFRSLGLNIPVILCKNKCDSLSNTNSNAMSSSADSDDIDTKVEDEEFIPILMEFKEIDTCIKTSAKTQFDLNQAFYLCQRAITHPISPLFDAMVGELKPLAVMALKRVFLLSDLNQDSYLDDNEILGLQKKCFNKSIDVNELNFIKDLLLDIPKHDLEYANNKLYVPGKGITKDGFLVLNKIYAERGRHETTWAILRTFHYTDSLCINDKILHPRLVVPDTSSVELSPKGYRFLVDIFLKFDVDNDGGLNSQELHRLFKCTPGLPELWTSTNFPFSTVVNNKSCITLQGWLAQWSMTTFLNYSTTTAYLVYFGFQEDARLALQVTKPRRMRRRSGKLYRSNVNDRKVFNCFVVGKPCCGKSSLLEAFLGRTFSEEYSPTIKPRIAVNSLELKGGKQYYLILQELGEQEYAILENKDKLKECDVICLTYDSSDPESFSYLVSLLDKFTYLQDLPLVFVASKADLDKQQQRCQIQPDELADELFVNHPLHISSRWLSSLNELFIKITEAALDPGKNTPGLPEETTTKDVDYRQTALIFGSTVGFLALCSFTLMKLFKPSKFHK, encoded by the coding sequence ATGACTAAAGAAACAATTCGGGTAGTAATTTGCGGCGATGAAGGGGTTGGTAAATCCAGTTTAGTGGTATCATTAACTAAAGCTGAATTTATACCGACCATACAAGACGTATTGCCCCCCATCAGTATTCCGAGAGACTTCTCATCATCACCTTCATACTCTCCCAAAAATACAGTTCTCATAGATACTTCAGATTCGGATCTTACGACTTTAGATCATGAATTAAAATCTGCAGATGTCCTTTGGCTTGTGTATTGCGATCACGAATCGTATGAGCATGTTTCTCTCTTTTGGTTACCTCACTTCAGATCTCTGGGATTGAATATTCCTGTCATTCTCTGCAAAAATAAGTGCGATTCCCTATCAAATACCAATTCTAATGCAATGTCATCATCAGCAGATAgtgatgatattgatacCAAAGTGGAAGATGAGGAATTTATTCCGATTCTAATGGagtttaaagaaattgacaCTTGCATTAAGACTAGTGCCAAGACTCAGTTTGATCTTAATCAGGCATTTTATCTTTGTCAAAGGGCTATAACACACCCAATATCACCCTTGTTCGATGCCATGGTTGGTGAATTAAAGCCATTGGCTGTCATggctttgaaaagagtttTCCTCTTGAGCGATTTAAACCAGGATTCATACTTGGATGATAACGAGATCTTGGGATTGCAAAAGAAATGCTTCAATAAAAGTATCGACGTAAACGAATTGAATTTCATAAAAGATTTGCTTCTGGATATTCCTAAACACGATCTAGAGTATGCTAATAATAAGTTGTACGTGCCTGGGAAGGGCATCACAAAAGATGGTTTCCTTGTCCTAAACAAAATTTACGCTGAAAGGGGACGGCATGAGACTACATGGGCTATATTAAGGACTTTCCACTACACAGACTCCCTGTGtattaatgataaaatCCTTCACCCGAGGTTGGTTGTGCCTGATACTTCCAGCGTGGAATTGAGCCCTAAGGGGTACAGATTTCTTGTAGATATTTTCTTAAAGTTCGATGTCGATAACGATGGTGGTTTGAATAGTCAAGAACTACATCGTCTATTTAAGTGTACACCAGGGCTACCTGAACTATGGacatcaacaaattttcCCTTCTCCACAGTTGTGAACAACAAGAGCTGCATCACTTTACAAGGCTGGTTAGCCCAGTGGAGTATGACGACTTTCTTGAATTATAGCACAACTACCGCATACTTAGTGTATTTTGGCTTCCAAGAAGATGCAAGACTCGCCTTACAAGTAACTAAGCCAAGAAGAATGAGACGTCGTTCAGGGAAGCTTTACAGATCCAACGTCAATGACAGAAAAGTGTTTAATTGCTTTGTCGTAGGAAAGCCATGTTGCGGCAAGAGTTCTTTACTAGAGGCCTTCTTGGGCAGAACATTCTCAGAGGAGTATTCTCCCACGATTAAACCAAGAATTGCAGTCAACAGTTTGGAACTAAAAGGTGGGAAACAGTACTATTTGATTCTGCAAGAACTCGGAGAACAAGAATACGCCATACTAGAGAATAAGGACAAGTTAAAAGAATGTGATGTGATTTGTCTAACCTACGACTCCAGCGACCCAGAGTCATTCTCCTATCTAGTTTCACTTCTGGATAAGTTTACTTATTTACAAGACCTACCGTTGGTATTTGTAGCTTCTAAAGCAGATCTCGATAAACAGCAACAAAGATGTCAAATTCAACCAGATGAACTAGCAGATGAGTTATTTGTGAATCACCCATTGCACATATCATCGAGATGGCTAAGTTCACTGAATGAACTCTTCATAAAAATTACAGAAGCTGCACTAGATCCTGGTAAGAATACTCCAGGGTTGCCAGAGGAAACCACAACTAAAGACGTCGATTACAGACAAACGGCTCTAATTTTTGGATCCACTGTTGGATTCCTGGCACTGTGTTCCTTCACACTGATGAAACTGTTCAAGCCATCAAAGTTCCACAAATAA
- the SPC72 gene encoding gamma-tubulin complex subunit SPC72 (similar to Saccharomyces cerevisiae SPC72 (YAL047C); ancestral locus Anc_7.21): MVHRWVSSSSRRLHNNDDNGDDDGDDSEFTNSMDSGMSIPSFRDSVTTRSSHNDALKPALVSDSNRVKNMEKELTNAKIKIQVLYEYIRKISDKDANPPSIVNDNEFKNSIIEDLNVEISKLKHTLKTRETEYQDTLQFVQENLENSESIVNTINHLLSFILTNFDDQDENVHVFHEKDKEILEETLELSSDYVLEKMDTLSKFITQFLQEFLHSKDQVQPKDEDEDEEFRSLAQSSPARSHFESKDLSTSERDDVDNRYQNDETHDNNNHTDTENVIANSTTLPILAAESRFEKTLDTQLEIVIENLHKEYDQFIDSIRLKFEKSQKLEQIIASKLNEQSHLLGSLELEENSNSVMEKQDLLISQLKKKIESQSVLMKDFEKLKNDLSRMDQNEKVLTKELETLTKINKLKENNWDSYINDLEKQINDLQIDKSEEFQIVQNQLDKLGLENYQLKNKLNTLDNQSLIVSQYETNFTKFNQNLLLHLDSVFRILQKILQESSIIQFDRKMNSIKSVPNALKNLNVIQPKLESLYTFIETALESIIDSYISSLIVMENPEKQQQEGDELTATPNKELCLRIEELQRRWISERERRKLDANASEARIKALEQENESLRSKLFNLSINNS, from the coding sequence ATGGTACATCGTTGGGTTAGTAGTAGTAGCAGGCGTCTCCACAACAATGACGACAATGGTGACGATGATGGTGACGACAGCGAGTTCACGAACTCGATGGATTCCGGGATGTCTATACCATCATTCAGGGACTCTGTAACCACGAGGTCATCTCATAACGATGCCTTGAAGCCTGCCCTAGTCAGCGATTCCAACAGAGTCAAGAATATGGAGAAGGAGCTGACAAATGCAAAGATCAAGATCCAAGTACTCTATGAATACATTCGTAAAATTTCTGATAAAGATGCTAATCCGCCGTCGATAGTCAATGACAATGAATTTAAAAATTCCATAATCGAAGATTTAAATGTCGAAATAAGCAAATTGAAGCATACTTTAAAAACAAGGGAGACTGAATACCAAGATACGCTGCAATTCGTGCaggaaaatttggaaaattccGAAAGTATCGTAAATACCATCAATCATTTGCTATCCTTTATATTAACCAATTTTGATGACcaagatgaaaatgttCATGTCTTTCAtgaaaaagacaaagaaatCCTGGAGGAAACTTTGGAATTGAGCTCGGATTATGTACTTGAGAAAATGGATACTTTATCCAAATTCATCACCCAGTTCTTGCAGGAATTTTTGCATTCTAAAGATCAAGTGCAAccaaaagatgaagatgaagacgaagaattTCGCTCACTGGCTCAATCTTCACCTGCAAGATCACATTTCGAGAGTAAGGATTTGTCAACAAGCGAGCGGGATGATGTTGATAATCGATACCAGAATGATGAAACTCATGACAATAATAATCACACTGATACAGAAAATGTGATAGCTAATAGTACTACTTTACCCATTTTAGCTGCCGAATCCcgctttgaaaaaactttgGACACTCAGTTAGAGATTGTAATCGAAAATTTACACAAAGAGTATGACCAATTTATAGATTCCATCAGActtaaatttgaaaagtcaCAGAAACTAGAACAAATAATAGCGTCTAAATTAAATGAGCAATCTCATCTGCTGGGTTCCTTAGAACTGGAAGAGAATTCCAATTCTGTCATGGAAAAACAAGACCTTTTGATATctcaattgaagaaaaagatagaGTCACAATCTGTTCTGATGaaggattttgaaaagttaaaGAATGATCTTAGTAGAATGGATCAAAATGAGAAAGTTTTAACTAAAGAATTGGAAACTTTgacaaaaataaataaattaaaggaaaacaatTGGGACAGCTACATTAATGACTTAGAGAAGCAAATCAATGATCTTCAAATCGATAAGTCAGAGGAGTTCCAAATAGTACAAAACCAATTAGACAAGTTAGGTTTAGAGAATTAtcaattgaagaataaaCTAAATACTCTGGACAATCAAAGTTTAATAGTATCACAATATGAAACTAATTTCACTAAATTCAACCAGAATCTTTTATTACACCTCGACAGTGTTTTTCGTATCTTACAGAAAATCTTACAAGAAAGCTCAATAATACAATTTGATAGGAAGATGAACTCAATAAAATCAGTACCGAATGCActgaaaaacttgaatgTGATTCAGCCAAAACTAGAATCGCTCTACACCTTTATAGAGACTGCATTAGAATCCATTATAGATTCTTATATTTCTTCACTAATTGTCATGGAAAATCCGGAGaagcaacaacaagaagGAGATGAACTAACCGCAACCCCAAATAAAGAATTGTGCTTACGAATAGAGGAGTTACAAAGAAGATGGATATCCGAAAGAGAAAGACGGAAGCTTGATGCAAACGCTTCAGAAGCTAGAATCAAGGCTttagaacaagaaaatgagtCATTGAGGTCGAAACTGTTTAATCTATCAATAAATAATTCTTAA
- the BOL3 gene encoding Bol3p (similar to Saccharomyces cerevisiae AIM1 (YAL046C); ancestral locus Anc_7.23) → MLRSISVKHAWWPRILTGQRIWYSTQMAVTPEEKMIMDKLQQELEPEVCKVQDVSGGCGSMFSINVTSKKFNGLSLIKQHQLVNRILKDDISRWHGLQLTTKKASAKGSASS, encoded by the coding sequence ATGTTACGTTCTATATCGGTGAAGCATGCCTGGTGGCCAAGGATTTTGACGGGCCAAAGAATTTGGTATTCCACACAGATGGCAGTGACTCCGGAAGAGAAGATGATTATGGACAAACTACAACAGGAACTAGAGCCAGAGGTGTGTAAGGTGCAAGACGTTTCCGGTGGCTGCGGTTCTATGTTTTCCATCAATGTAACAAGCAAGAAATTCAACGGGCTGAGTCTCATCAAGCAGCACCAACTGGTGAacagaattttgaaagacGATATTTCCAGATGGCATGGCCTGCAACTGACCACCAAGAAGGCAAGTGCAAAGGGTTCGGCATCATCATGA
- the BOL1 gene encoding Bol1p (similar to Saccharomyces cerevisiae YAL044W-A; ancestral locus Anc_7.24), with product MFKRAMSTDGPMAHAILKRLERRFPDYKNFAFGLYNDSYKHKGHAGVQENASAETHFRIEMVSKKFEGLKLPQRHRMVYSLLQDEMAQTNGIHALQLSLKTPQEYESKAK from the coding sequence atgttTAAGCGAGCAATGAGCACAGATGGACCCATGGCACATGCCATTCTTAAGAGACTAGAACGTCGTTTTCCAGATTACAAGAACTTTGCGTTTGGTCTGTATAACGACTCATACAAGCATAAGGGACATGCTGGTGTGCAGGAAAATGCCTCTGCTGAGACACATTTCCGCATTGAGATGGTCagtaaaaaatttgaaggcCTGAAACTTCCACAACGTCACCGCATGGTTTATTCTCTCTTACAAGATGAGATGGCGCAGACAAATGGCATCCATGCTTTACAATTATCGCTAAAGACTCCACAGGAATATGAGTCCAAGGCCAAATAG
- the GCV3 gene encoding glycine decarboxylase subunit H (similar to Saccharomyces cerevisiae GCV3 (YAL044C); ancestral locus Anc_7.25) — MLRSTRLWTTRIPTAGKLFLRNSSSNALNKNKLPFLYSSQGPQAVRYTTQHEWIAVHQDKTAFVGITKYATDALGDATYVELPEVGTEIAQGESLGSIESVKSASEIYQPADGTVEEINTNLEENPGVVNEDPMGDGWLVKMKLGEGVNVEQVEGLMSLEQYEKTLVHDD, encoded by the coding sequence ATGTTACGCAGTACTAGACTATGGACCACCCGCATTCCTACCGCTGGCAAGTTGTTTTTGAGAAACAGCTCCAGTAATGCCCTAAACAAGAATAAACTACCATTTTTGTACTCATCCCAAGGACCTCAAGCCGTGAGATATACTACCCAACATGAGTGGATAGCTGTGCATCAGGACAAGACTGCCTTTGTCGGAATCACAAAGTATGCCACTGACGCCCTTGGAGACGCTACCTATGTTGAGCTACCAGAGGTGGGCACTGAGATCGCCCAGGGCGAGTCGCTAGGATCTATTGAGTCCGTTAAGTCAGCTTCTGAGATTTACCAGCCTGCCGATGGTACCGTGGAGGAAATCAACACCAACCTCGAAGAAAACCCAGGCGTGGTGAATGAAGACCCCATGGGTGACGGCTGGCTAGTCAAGATGAAGCTTGGCGAGGGCGTCAATGTGGAACAGGTCGAGGGTCTAATGTCCCTAGAGCAGTATGAAAAGACACTGGTTCATGATGACTAA